The bacterium genome includes a region encoding these proteins:
- a CDS encoding tetratricopeptide repeat protein, with amino-acid sequence MNKSKIFAYIIFAFILLNYQAFAETYSANISRNYSKAENLIELGKYREAEAYITKLLAENANDIQAKTYLAEIHSAQYKLDGAEKEFNKILEKNPQNPMAHNGLGLVYYRRTTSSDMTFRGNMENYYNKALQEFSLAVKNDPNFYQAYDNTGKILFDAGRLNDAEKYFKKALEIRPDYSKGVENYGRVLFAKNQIDAAIDKYREAIRLNSKNSSAYCNLGEALIRKGNYSTAIKQLQTSLYLFPNSAPVHDLLGRAYELQGNEAAAISEYKKSFLIKPEYLPPYLRLADVYRNRGDDEIAISELRNALSVNPNFYEAKSKIADTSLNVGKTEQAIKYYKDLLSVPNYKVAALQGLSKAYFVRSKELNSDASIASELGYVDIEDSIKQAIQYDPNNLELYLALLRVARVSHNDNNSAMYMKNIIENTQNSKINHIVKGEAYITCNDYSNAEREFLNALNQTNNKEDLLRLAQIYTMDRAYISAKNAVDKVLSMEPNNLKAGRILERIRRNEEQSLSRMKIAEAFYRDGQKKAAIEAYRDALALNVYLPEAHLGIAKAFEKEKYYYNAIDHYTAYVNLIDISKIEDKEKYTNKIEKLKIKVAEIEARKQFVKKYSNM; translated from the coding sequence ATGAATAAATCAAAGATCTTTGCTTATATAATTTTTGCCTTTATTCTGCTTAATTATCAGGCTTTTGCGGAAACTTATTCCGCAAATATCAGCAGAAATTATTCAAAAGCAGAAAATTTGATTGAATTAGGCAAATATAGAGAAGCCGAAGCATATATAACAAAACTTCTTGCCGAAAACGCCAACGATATTCAGGCAAAAACATATCTGGCCGAAATTCATTCCGCACAGTATAAGCTTGATGGGGCTGAAAAAGAATTTAATAAAATTCTCGAAAAAAACCCGCAGAATCCTATGGCTCATAATGGTTTAGGACTTGTGTATTATAGAAGAACAACTTCCTCTGATATGACTTTTAGAGGAAATATGGAAAATTATTACAATAAAGCTCTTCAGGAGTTTAGTCTTGCCGTAAAAAATGACCCAAATTTTTATCAGGCCTATGATAATACGGGAAAAATCCTTTTTGATGCAGGAAGACTTAATGATGCGGAAAAATATTTTAAAAAAGCTCTGGAAATAAGACCTGATTACTCAAAAGGTGTTGAAAATTACGGTAGAGTCTTGTTTGCAAAAAACCAGATAGATGCAGCCATCGATAAATATAGAGAAGCCATAAGATTAAACAGCAAAAATTCTTCTGCCTATTGCAATCTTGGCGAAGCATTAATAAGAAAAGGCAATTATAGTACGGCAATAAAACAGCTTCAAACTTCGCTTTATCTTTTTCCAAACAGCGCACCTGTTCATGACTTGCTTGGCAGGGCTTATGAGCTTCAGGGAAACGAAGCTGCAGCTATTTCCGAATACAAAAAATCTTTTCTCATAAAACCTGAATATCTTCCGCCATATTTAAGATTGGCAGATGTTTACAGAAACAGAGGCGACGATGAGATTGCAATTTCTGAACTTAGAAACGCTCTGTCGGTTAATCCCAACTTTTATGAAGCAAAATCCAAAATTGCTGATACTTCTCTCAACGTAGGAAAAACCGAACAAGCTATAAAATACTATAAAGACCTGTTAAGTGTTCCAAACTATAAAGTTGCCGCATTACAGGGGCTTTCTAAAGCTTATTTTGTCAGATCAAAAGAGTTGAACTCGGATGCATCAATCGCTTCTGAGCTCGGTTATGTTGATATAGAAGATTCTATCAAACAGGCAATTCAGTATGACCCTAACAATCTGGAGCTTTATCTGGCTTTGTTAAGAGTAGCAAGGGTTTCTCATAATGATAACAACTCGGCAATGTACATGAAAAATATAATTGAGAATACCCAAAACTCAAAAATTAATCATATAGTTAAAGGCGAAGCTTATATAACCTGTAATGATTATAGCAACGCTGAAAGAGAATTTTTAAATGCACTAAACCAGACTAATAATAAAGAAGATTTGCTGAGATTGGCTCAAATTTACACTATGGACAGGGCTTATATAAGCGCGAAAAACGCTGTTGATAAGGTTTTATCAATGGAGCCAAATAATTTAAAAGCCGGAAGAATTCTTGAACGAATCAGAAGAAACGAGGAGCAATCACTTTCCAGAATGAAAATAGCAGAAGCTTTTTACCGGGATGGTCAAAAAAAAGCGGCTATAGAAGCTTACCGTGATGCTCTTGCCCTAAATGTCTACCTCCCTGAAGCTCACCTCGGCATAGCAAAGGCTTTTGAAAAGGAAAAATATTATTACAATGCGATTGATCACTATACTGCTTATGTTAATTTGATTGATATAAGCAAGATAGAAGACAAAGAAAAATATACTAACAAAATTGAAAAATTAAAGATAAAAGTTGCTGAAATAGAAGCCAGAAAACAATTTGTTAAAAAATATTCAAATATGTAA
- the cysS gene encoding cysteine--tRNA ligase, which yields MKIYDTLSQKIKEFYPLEDNKVKMYVCGPTVYDYPHLGHARCYITWDVVSRYLRFKGYDVTYVRNITDVDDKIINRARENNITPQELADTYYKEFQKAMKALNVAPPDIEPKATETIQDMITIIKKLEEKGYAYESDGDMYFRVSKFKKYGRLGKQSIDDLQSGARVEASDKKENPLDFALWKAINNKEEISWDSPWGKGRPGWHIECSAMSKKYLGEQIDIHAGGQDLIFPHHENEKAQSEATFDKDFVKYWMHNGFVTTNKEKMSKSLGNFLTINDLLEKYDANTIRFFILTNHYRMPVEFSDESLKAAKNGIKRLKNAYEDVKNTVDEEKIKEANELITPIIDAIVKTDHLPFYEIDSNQDIEKTIPSENLDNIIKNIKNFVNAMDDDFNTSKALSVLFEVASNAQKIRESQKPQNSAFCLALLLRLSSILGFDLTKSENLSDDLSSQLMELVISLRQKSREEKNWVMSDFIRDELAKLNIVLKDQKDKPTIWSIQD from the coding sequence ATGAAAATATACGATACACTCTCACAAAAAATCAAAGAATTCTATCCGCTGGAAGATAACAAGGTAAAAATGTACGTTTGCGGTCCTACTGTTTATGATTACCCGCACTTAGGACACGCAAGATGTTATATTACGTGGGATGTGGTATCGAGATATCTTAGGTTTAAAGGATATGACGTTACTTACGTAAGAAATATTACCGATGTTGACGACAAAATCATAAACAGAGCCAGAGAAAACAACATAACACCTCAAGAATTGGCTGATACCTATTATAAAGAGTTTCAAAAAGCGATGAAGGCACTTAATGTTGCGCCTCCTGACATTGAACCTAAAGCTACCGAAACAATTCAAGATATGATAACAATAATAAAAAAACTTGAAGAAAAAGGTTATGCATACGAATCAGACGGGGATATGTATTTTCGGGTTTCAAAATTCAAAAAATACGGAAGACTCGGTAAACAAAGCATTGATGATCTTCAGTCGGGAGCAAGGGTTGAAGCTTCCGATAAAAAAGAAAATCCTCTTGATTTTGCGCTCTGGAAAGCGATAAACAATAAAGAGGAAATTTCTTGGGACAGCCCATGGGGTAAAGGCAGACCGGGCTGGCATATAGAATGTTCTGCCATGTCAAAAAAATATCTTGGAGAGCAGATTGATATTCATGCAGGCGGACAGGACTTGATTTTTCCGCATCATGAGAATGAAAAAGCTCAATCAGAAGCAACTTTTGATAAAGATTTTGTTAAATACTGGATGCATAACGGATTTGTAACAACAAATAAAGAAAAAATGTCCAAATCTTTAGGAAATTTTTTAACTATAAACGATTTGCTTGAAAAATATGACGCAAATACCATAAGATTTTTTATACTTACAAACCACTACAGAATGCCTGTGGAATTTAGCGATGAATCCCTAAAGGCCGCTAAAAACGGTATTAAAAGGCTCAAAAATGCTTATGAAGATGTAAAAAATACAGTAGATGAAGAAAAAATAAAAGAAGCAAATGAATTAATCACTCCTATAATCGATGCAATAGTAAAAACCGATCACCTTCCTTTCTATGAAATAGATTCAAATCAAGATATCGAGAAAACCATTCCTTCTGAAAATTTGGATAATATTATTAAAAATATTAAAAACTTCGTAAATGCGATGGATGATGATTTTAATACTTCAAAAGCGCTTTCTGTGTTATTTGAAGTTGCAAGCAATGCCCAGAAAATAAGGGAATCACAAAAGCCGCAAAACAGCGCATTTTGTCTGGCATTGTTATTGAGATTATCATCGATACTTGGTTTTGATTTAACAAAATCAGAAAATTTAAGCGATGACCTTTCTTCACAACTTATGGAACTTGTTATTTCCCTAAGACAAAAATCAAGAGAAGAAAAAAACTGGGTAATGTCAGATTTTATAAGGGATGAGCTTGCCAAATTAAACATAGTTCTTAAAGATCAGAAAGACAAGCCTACTATTTGGAGTATTCAGGATTAG
- the xerA gene encoding site-specific tyrosine recombinase/integron integrase, whose translation MSSLSNISSQSILDDFRLYLEVERNLSVHTVKAYCTDLENFLRWAGVSDVCSFTYKNIRTYLAEIQVKKYTRTTISRKIAAIKTFYRYLYRERLVKSNPAANIKTPKKIKNLPEFLTDSESNQILNQIEAKTPSQYRDKTILEVLYATGMRISELCGLNFENLNLEANEITVFGKGGKERIVLINNRAKNYFLDYIKNIRPSLAGSCLSEGFNEKQFSDNQEIRNITKFPVFINNNGFRLQQRSVHRIIAKIAKDLCFQKKVSPHTFRHSFATKLLENGADLRVVQELLGHASISNTQIYTHVSTERLKQAYMSTHPRAKTKI comes from the coding sequence TTGTCATCTTTATCAAATATAAGCTCCCAATCCATTCTTGACGATTTCAGACTTTACCTTGAAGTCGAGAGAAACCTGTCTGTACATACGGTAAAAGCTTATTGCACCGACCTCGAGAACTTTTTAAGATGGGCGGGTGTTTCTGATGTTTGCAGCTTCACTTATAAAAATATAAGAACTTATCTTGCGGAAATTCAAGTAAAAAAATATACCAGAACTACTATTTCAAGAAAAATAGCCGCAATAAAGACGTTTTATCGGTATTTGTACAGAGAAAGACTTGTAAAATCCAATCCGGCAGCCAATATAAAAACTCCGAAAAAAATTAAAAATTTGCCTGAATTTCTAACTGACTCCGAATCAAATCAAATTCTTAATCAAATTGAAGCAAAAACCCCTTCCCAATACAGGGATAAAACCATTCTGGAAGTTCTTTACGCCACAGGCATGAGGATTTCAGAGCTTTGTGGCTTGAATTTTGAAAATCTTAACCTTGAAGCAAATGAAATAACGGTTTTTGGAAAAGGCGGAAAAGAGCGCATTGTCTTAATTAACAACAGGGCAAAGAATTATTTTCTTGATTATATAAAAAATATAAGACCAAGTCTTGCCGGGAGCTGCTTATCAGAAGGCTTTAACGAGAAACAGTTTTCAGATAATCAGGAGATTAGAAATATTACAAAATTTCCTGTTTTTATTAATAATAACGGATTCAGGCTTCAGCAAAGAAGTGTGCATCGAATAATTGCAAAAATTGCAAAAGATTTATGCTTTCAAAAAAAAGTTTCACCGCATACTTTCAGGCATAGTTTCGCTACAAAATTATTGGAAAACGGTGCTGATTTAAGAGTTGTACAAGAATTACTCGGTCATGCAAGCATAAGCAATACGCAAATTTATACCCATGTTTCTACGGAAAGGCTTAAACAGGCTTACATGAGTACCCACCCGAGAGCAAAGACCAAGATCTGA
- a CDS encoding prohibitin family protein produces MSNEKVINLNFGSKNFEVKPFWIMAAILLLLIFLSRTVLIVNAGHRAIVFNSFIGVEKRTLGEGIHFLVPGVETPTTYSVRTETYTMSGRQDEGQQQGDDAIECLTSDGQKIRLDLSVIYNLIPENLWELHKQIGPDYVDKIIRPSVRSIARNTIANYTVTELYSGNRDKLQDEISLKVKNELDKYYVNSTETMIRNVVFSEEFSKAIEQKQVAMQDAERMKYILEKEKREKERKIIESEGQAIAISKKGAALKANPLLIRYEYVDKLAPGVKTIITNQSSILNFPGDLLKDEK; encoded by the coding sequence ATGTCAAATGAAAAAGTAATTAATTTAAATTTTGGTTCAAAGAATTTTGAAGTCAAGCCATTTTGGATAATGGCAGCAATCTTGTTATTACTTATTTTTCTGTCAAGAACTGTTCTTATAGTCAACGCAGGGCATAGGGCAATAGTTTTTAACTCGTTTATCGGTGTGGAAAAGAGAACGTTGGGCGAAGGAATTCATTTTCTTGTGCCGGGTGTAGAAACTCCGACAACTTACAGTGTAAGAACTGAAACTTATACAATGTCAGGCAGACAGGATGAAGGACAACAGCAGGGTGATGATGCAATTGAATGTCTTACTTCTGACGGTCAAAAAATCAGGCTTGATCTTTCAGTTATCTATAATTTGATACCTGAAAACTTATGGGAGCTTCACAAACAAATAGGTCCTGATTATGTGGATAAAATAATAAGACCTTCAGTTAGAAGTATTGCCAGAAACACTATAGCAAACTATACCGTAACTGAATTATATTCAGGAAATAGAGATAAATTACAGGATGAAATTTCTTTAAAAGTCAAAAATGAACTTGATAAATATTATGTTAATTCTACGGAAACAATGATAAGAAATGTTGTTTTTTCTGAAGAATTTTCAAAAGCAATTGAGCAAAAGCAGGTTGCAATGCAGGATGCTGAAAGAATGAAATACATTCTCGAAAAAGAAAAACGCGAGAAAGAAAGAAAAATTATAGAATCAGAAGGTCAGGCTATAGCAATATCCAAAAAAGGCGCCGCTCTCAAAGCAAATCCGTTGCTCATAAGGTATGAGTACGTGGATAAACTCGCTCCCGGCGTAAAAACCATAATCACAAATCAGTCTTCAATATTAAATTTCCCCGGTGATTTATTGAAAGACGAAAAATAA
- a CDS encoding divergent PAP2 family protein codes for MILNTGTEVILSSFIGACAAQWLKLAFYWVKHKKPNFRILTVTGGMPSSHSSLSMALTTSVGMIRGFASVEFAIALGFSMVIMYDAAGLRRSAGKMATVLNKIVDDIYSDKPTKFPNERLMELLGHTPIEVFMGALLGIVLALAVHLLLLIY; via the coding sequence ATGATACTAAATACTGGTACAGAAGTTATACTTTCCTCTTTTATCGGGGCTTGTGCGGCTCAATGGCTTAAACTGGCATTTTACTGGGTAAAACACAAAAAACCGAATTTCAGAATTTTAACTGTTACAGGAGGAATGCCGAGCAGTCATAGTTCGCTTTCTATGGCTTTAACTACCAGTGTAGGAATGATACGCGGATTTGCTTCAGTGGAATTTGCTATAGCCCTTGGTTTTTCGATGGTTATAATGTATGATGCCGCAGGCTTGAGGCGTTCTGCAGGAAAAATGGCTACTGTTTTAAACAAAATTGTTGATGATATTTATTCGGACAAGCCCACTAAATTCCCGAACGAAAGGCTTATGGAACTTCTGGGGCATACACCTATTGAAGTTTTCATGGGAGCTTTGCTAGGCATAGTCCTGGCTTTAGCTGTTCATCTTCTTTTGCTGATTTATTAA
- the gltX gene encoding glutamate--tRNA ligase → MTNQEIRVRIAPSPSGNLHVGTARTALFNFLFAKNKGGKFVLRIEDTDLERSNEQYTQNIFDSLKAMGLQWDEGPDVGGAFGPYKQSERLDIYKKYAAKLLESGHAYYCWCTQEELEAEKTAQLEEKKQIIYSKKCKNLTPEQIEKFKTEGRKPVIRFEVPAKKLVFKDLIKGEVEFDLNLLGDFVIMKSNEIPTYNFAVVVDDVEMKMSHIIRGEDHISNTPRQILIYEALGAKIPEFAHLGMILAPDKTKLSKRHGATAVSEFIQQGYLPEAFVNFLALLGWSSPDGAEIMPLDQIIQKFSLDRINLSSAVFEFDKLNWMNGMYIRSMPVFELVERLKPYLQDFDLSIYSREQLETVINAVKEPLVKLSGVTDAVNYFFGNSINIDNEIRKTVLNTEESKKVLTEFLEFCNDIEYDNIEKIHEQLGEFRTMMKPLKPKQTMWAIRAALTGRVHGADMGIIVSLLGKDRVALRINNALLT, encoded by the coding sequence ATGACTAATCAAGAAATAAGAGTAAGAATTGCTCCGAGTCCCTCGGGAAATCTTCATGTCGGGACAGCAAGAACAGCTTTATTCAACTTCCTTTTTGCCAAAAATAAAGGCGGGAAATTTGTTTTAAGGATAGAAGATACTGACCTTGAAAGATCAAACGAACAATATACACAAAATATTTTTGACAGCTTAAAAGCTATGGGGCTTCAATGGGATGAAGGTCCTGATGTGGGCGGGGCTTTTGGACCATATAAACAATCAGAAAGACTTGATATTTATAAAAAATATGCGGCAAAACTTCTGGAATCAGGGCATGCTTATTACTGCTGGTGTACTCAGGAAGAGCTTGAAGCCGAAAAAACCGCGCAACTGGAAGAAAAAAAACAAATTATATATTCAAAAAAATGCAAAAATCTTACTCCTGAGCAGATAGAAAAATTTAAAACAGAAGGAAGAAAACCTGTAATACGATTTGAAGTTCCTGCAAAAAAACTTGTTTTTAAGGACTTAATCAAGGGAGAAGTAGAGTTTGACTTAAATTTACTCGGTGATTTCGTCATAATGAAATCAAACGAAATTCCTACTTATAATTTTGCTGTTGTAGTAGATGATGTAGAGATGAAAATGAGCCATATTATCCGTGGCGAAGATCATATCTCCAATACTCCAAGACAAATTTTGATTTATGAAGCGCTGGGAGCAAAAATTCCCGAATTTGCCCATCTGGGTATGATTCTTGCGCCTGATAAAACCAAACTTTCTAAAAGACATGGAGCTACGGCTGTCAGTGAATTTATTCAGCAGGGCTATTTGCCGGAGGCTTTTGTTAATTTTCTCGCGCTTCTTGGCTGGTCTTCTCCTGATGGAGCGGAAATCATGCCGCTTGATCAGATAATTCAAAAGTTTAGCCTTGATAGAATTAATTTAAGTTCCGCTGTCTTTGAATTTGACAAGCTTAACTGGATGAATGGTATGTATATAAGAAGCATGCCGGTTTTTGAACTTGTAGAAAGGCTTAAACCCTATTTGCAAGATTTTGATCTTTCAATATATTCCCGTGAACAGCTGGAAACTGTTATAAATGCCGTAAAAGAGCCTCTGGTAAAATTAAGCGGGGTGACTGATGCGGTTAATTATTTCTTTGGTAATAGTATAAATATTGATAACGAAATTAGAAAAACTGTTTTGAATACAGAAGAATCAAAAAAAGTGCTGACAGAGTTTTTAGAGTTCTGTAACGATATTGAATATGATAATATTGAAAAAATTCATGAACAGCTTGGCGAATTCAGGACAATGATGAAACCTTTGAAGCCAAAACAGACCATGTGGGCAATAAGAGCAGCTTTGACAGGAAGAGTGCATGGTGCTGACATGGGCATAATTGTTTCACTTCTTGGTAAAGACAGGGTTGCTTTAAGGATTAATAACGCTCTACTGACATAA
- a CDS encoding polyprenyl synthetase family protein, whose product MLKLLIQKDFDYNKAVFEDKELINSRLDKYLEVRYPHLIWESIRYSVLADGKRIRPLLLLESARICGGDKENAIPTACALEMLHAQSLIHDDLPCMDNDDYRRGKLTNHKVYGEAVAVLAGDALLSYAPKVIIKHTPDKVDKKILIQILEEFLRAAGPMGIVGGQVVDMESEKKEIDFATFNYILTHKTGELFKFALRAGAMLSEAPEELLSALSFYGKTIGYAFQIADDIIDITGTFETLGKTPGKDQSSKKNTHVSLYGLEESKKELEILCVNAQQELLKNHIKSPLLMSIAEQIVIKVLK is encoded by the coding sequence ATGTTGAAACTCCTTATACAAAAAGACTTTGACTATAATAAAGCTGTTTTTGAAGATAAAGAATTAATTAATTCCCGTCTCGATAAATATCTTGAGGTCAGATATCCTCATTTGATTTGGGAATCAATAAGATATTCCGTACTTGCCGATGGTAAAAGAATAAGACCGCTGCTTTTGCTTGAAAGTGCAAGGATTTGCGGGGGCGATAAAGAAAACGCTATTCCTACGGCTTGCGCGCTTGAGATGCTTCACGCTCAAAGCTTGATTCACGATGACTTGCCCTGTATGGACAATGATGATTACAGGAGGGGTAAGCTTACCAACCACAAAGTTTACGGTGAAGCGGTTGCAGTACTGGCAGGAGATGCTCTTTTGTCTTATGCTCCGAAAGTTATTATAAAACATACTCCTGACAAAGTTGACAAAAAAATTCTGATTCAGATACTTGAAGAATTTTTAAGAGCTGCCGGTCCTATGGGTATTGTCGGTGGGCAGGTTGTAGATATGGAGTCAGAAAAAAAAGAAATCGATTTTGCAACTTTTAACTATATACTTACTCACAAAACAGGCGAACTTTTTAAATTTGCACTAAGAGCGGGAGCTATGCTTTCAGAAGCTCCTGAAGAATTGTTGTCTGCATTATCCTTTTACGGAAAAACAATAGGCTACGCTTTTCAGATTGCTGATGATATAATTGATATTACAGGAACTTTTGAAACACTCGGAAAAACTCCGGGTAAAGACCAAAGTTCAAAGAAAAATACACACGTTTCTCTTTACGGGCTTGAAGAATCAAAAAAAGAGCTGGAAATTCTTTGTGTTAATGCACAGCAGGAATTGCTTAAAAACCACATTAAAAGTCCGTTATTAATGTCAATAGCTGAACAGATCGTAATAAAGGTTTTAAAATGA
- a CDS encoding ribonuclease III domain-containing protein has product MSKLQTNELPIRSYAYIGDAVYEVFVREKTIFLVSKPDKLHNITSSVVKAEFHAEILGKMQDFLTEEEKDIVRRARNLSVTTARRTNQVLHRLSTAFEAIIGYLYLHDKNRLKALFDFIEPLIDEKLVIE; this is encoded by the coding sequence ATGTCGAAATTGCAGACAAATGAGCTGCCTATAAGGTCTTATGCTTATATTGGTGATGCTGTTTATGAAGTTTTTGTCAGGGAAAAAACTATTTTTCTTGTTTCAAAACCCGATAAGCTACATAATATAACGTCTTCTGTGGTAAAAGCAGAATTTCATGCGGAAATTCTTGGTAAAATGCAGGATTTTTTGACGGAAGAAGAAAAAGATATAGTCAGAAGAGCGAGAAATCTTTCTGTAACTACAGCCAGACGGACAAATCAGGTGCTTCACAGATTAAGCACTGCTTTTGAAGCAATTATCGGCTATCTTTATCTTCATGACAAAAACAGATTAAAGGCCCTATTTGATTTCATAGAGCCTTTAATTGATGAAAAATTAGTGATTGAATAA